The proteins below come from a single Rosa rugosa chromosome 2, drRosRugo1.1, whole genome shotgun sequence genomic window:
- the LOC133731657 gene encoding V-type proton ATPase subunit a1 — protein sequence MEKFLDKLPSMDLMRSEKMTFVQLIIPVESAHRTISYLGELGLLQFRDLNADKSPFQLTFVNQVKRCAEMSRKLRFFKDQISKAGLLGSIRPVSQPDIELEELEFQLGEHEHELIEMNSNSERLRQSYNELLEFKMVLQKASGFLVSSNNHAVTEETELEENVYSMNDYGDSVSLLEQDIRRGPSDQSGLNFVSGIICKSKALRFERMLFRATRGNMLFNQAPADEHIMDPLSTEMVEQTVFVVFFSGLQAKAKILKICEAFGANCYPVPEDITKQRQITREVSSRLAELEATLDAGIRHRNKALTSVGFHLAKWMNMVRREKAVYDTLNMLNFDVTKKCLVGEGWCPIFAKTKIQEALQRATFDSNSQVGVIFHVMDAIESPPTYFRTNNFTSAFQEIVDAYGVARYQEANPAVYTVITFPFLFAVMFGDWGHGICLLMGALVLIARERKLSAQKLGSFMEMLFGGRYVLLLMSLFSIYCGLIYNEFFSVPFHIFGGSAYKCRDASCSDAHTVGLIKYRDPYPFGVDPSWRGSRTELPFLNSLKMKLSILLGVAQMNVGIILSYFNARFFSSSIDIRYQFVPQMIFLNSLFGYLSLLVVIKWCTGSKADLYHVMIYMFLSPTDDLGENQLFWGQRPLQIILLLLALIAVPWMLFPKPFILRKRHTERFQGRTYGMLGTSEMDLDVETDPVRQHHEEFNFSEVFVHQMIHSIEFVLGAVSNTASYLRLWALSLAHSELSTVFYEKVLLLAWGYDSFIIRLIGLAVFAFATAFILLMMETLSAFLHALRLHWVEFQNKFYLGDGYKFKPFSFASIATEDED from the exons ATGGAGAAGTTCCTGGACAAGTTGCCCTCCATGGATCTGATGCGCTCCGAGAAGATGACCTTCGTCCAGCTCATCATCCCCGTCGAGTCTGCTCACCGCACCATTTCCTATCTCGGCGAACTCGGCCTCCTCCAATTCCGTGAC TTAAATGCTGATAAAAGCCCTTTCCAGCTAACCTTTGTTAATCAG GTGAAGCGATGTGCAGAGATGTCAAGAAAGCTGCGCTTTTTTAAGGATCAAATCAGTAAAGCTGGTCTGCTTGGGTCTATACGTCCAGTTTCACAACCAGATATTGAGTTGGAGGAATTAGAG TTTCAACTTGGTGAGCACGAACATGAGCTAATTGAAATGAACTCTAATAGTGAAAGACTTCGACAATCATACAATGAGCTCCTGGAGTTCAAGATGGTATTACAAAag GCAAGTGGCTTTCTTGTTTCAAGTAATAACCATGCTGTCACAGAGGAAACAGAACTAGAAGAGAATGTTTACTCAATGAATGACTATGGTGATTCAGTGTCATTGCTGGAGCAG GATATCAGACGGGGACCATCAGATCAATCTGGTTTGAATTTTGTTAGTGGGATTATTTGTAAATCTAAAGCTCTAAGGTTTGAGAGGATGCTGTTTCGTGCTACAAGGGGAAATATGCTTTTCAACCAAGCACCAGCAGATGAACATATCATGGATCCTTTATCTACTGAAATG GTTGAGCAGACAGTTTTTGTAGTCTTCTTCTCAGGGTTGCAGGCAAAAGCAAAGATTCTGAAAATTTGTGAGGCCTTTGGTGCAAATTGCTACCCTGTTCCTGAAGATATAACTAAGCAGAGGCAAATAACTAGAGAA GTTTCATCACGTCTTGCTGAATTGGAAGCAACTTTGGATGCAGGGATTCGCCACAGAAATAAGGCCCTTACTTCTGTCGGGTTTCACCTGGCAAAATGGATGAACATG GTAAGAAGGGAGAAAGCTGTATATGATACACTGAACATGTTAAACTTTGATGTTACCAAAAAATGCCTTGTTGGAGAAGGCTGGTGTCCTATATTTGCAAAAACAAAG ATTCAGGAGGCATTGCAACGTGCAACATTTGATAGCAATTCACAAGTGGGTGTAATATTTCATGTGATGGATGCAATAGAATCACCTCCTACATATTTTAGAACCAACAACTTCACAAGTGCATTTCAGGAAATTGTTGATGCATATGG CGTAGCAAGATATCAAGAAGCAAATCCTGCAGTGTACACTGTCATTACATTTCCATTTCTTTTCGCTGTGATGTTTGGGGACTGGGGTCATGGAATATGCTTGTTGATGGGAGCATTAGTTCTTATAGCCCGTGAAAGAAAGCTCAGTGCTCAG AAACTCGGGAGCTTTATGGAGATGCTATTTGGTGGGCGCTATGTACTTCTTTTAATGTCTCTGTTCTCAATTTACTGTGGGTTGATTTACAATGAGTTCTTCTCTGTCCCTTTTCACATATTTGGTGGGTCTGCTTACAAATGCAGAGATGCTTCTTGCAG TGATGCACACACTGTTGGCTTAATCAAGTACAGAGATCCATACCCATTTGGTGTGGATCCTAGTTGGCGTGGAAGTCGTACAGAACTGCCCTTTTTGAATTCTCTCAAAATGAAATTGTCTATTTTGTTGGGTGTGGCGCAAATGAATGTAGGAATTATTCTCAGTTACTTCAATGCACGGTTTTTCAGCAGCTCAATTGATATAAG GTACCAGTTTGTGCCGCAGATGATCTTCCTTAACAGTCTTTTTGGATATCTTTCACTTCTAGTTGTCATCAAGTGGTGCACCGGCTCTAAGGCTGACCTCTATCATGTGATGATTTACATGTTCTTAAGTCCAACTGATGATCTTGGGGAAAATCAGTTGTTTTGGGGCCAAAGACCACTTCAG ATCATTTTGTTACTCTTGGCTCTAATTGCAGTCCCTTGGATGCTCTTTCCAAAACCTTTCATTTTGAGGAAGCGTCATACAGAG AGGTTTCAAGGTCGCACATATGGGATGCTTGGTACCTCTGAAATGGATCTTGACGTGGAAACTGATCCTGTGAGGCAACATCATGAGGAGTTTAATTTCAGTGAGGTGTTTGTGCACCAGATGATACACTCCATAGAGTTTGTTCTTGGTGCAGTTTCAAATACGGCGTCCTACCTTCGATTGTGGGCTTTGAG CTTGGCCCACTCAGAGTTGTCAACTGTGTTCTACGAGAAAGTCCTTCTCCTCGCCTGGGG GTACGACAGCTTTATCATCCGGTTAATTGGGTTAGCAGTTTTTGCCTTTGCAACTGCCTTCATATTGCTCATGATGGAGACACTCAGCGCTTTTCTTCATGCCTTGCGTCTTCATTGGGTGGAATTTCAAAATAAGTTCTACCTTGGTGATGGGTACAAGTTCAAACCGTTTTCCTTCGCCTCCATAGCTACTGAGGATGAAGATTAG